One part of the uncultured Bacteroides sp. genome encodes these proteins:
- a CDS encoding TonB-dependent receptor, giving the protein MKQVNLKLVKTILPILMGLFLSMGVFAQQITVTGVVKDAKGEPIIGANVAVKGTTTGTITDLDGVFHLQAPQNSVITVSFIGYKTVEVKALKNLTVVLQEDAVMLEGTVVIGYGTVKKNDLTGSVTAIKPDKLNRGLTTTATDMITGKIAGVNVTSDGGAPGSDVTIRVRGGSSLSASNKPLIVIDGLPIDNEGIKGVSNMFSTINPNDIETFTVLKDASATAIYGSRASNGVIIITTKKGEKGSAPRVSYDGNISVSTKVNSIDVMSADEFRDFVTNKFGANSGAVKLLGTANTDWQKEIFRTAIGHDHNVTVSGGLKNMPYRVSVGYTNQNGILDTSNFERYTGSFNLSPSFFDNHLNVNINAKGMISNNRFADTGAIGAALDFDPTKPVMDGNSKYGGYFAWEESGNFITIATKNPVSMLKQKKETANSKNIIANAQFDYKFPFLPELHANLNLGMDVATGTQDVFYPKESPIGYVENGKTGSETIDKYNHLLDFYLQYAKDLNDLHHIDLMGGYSWQHFHRNTENAYNNLDSNNPTSYIFKTENYLVSFFGRLNYSFMNKYLVTATLRDDGTSRFSKDNRWGLFPSVALGWKIKEESFLKDVDAVSDLKLRLGYGITGQQDLSMGDYSYMATYYAGQDGAYYQLGDQFAKISRPDGYNPNLKWEETTTWNAGLDFGFANNRITAALDYYYRKTKDLINLIEVPAGTNFKNRVTSNIGSLKNQGVEFAINAKAISTPDLVWDLGFNAAWNNNKITKLTTQDNASTIVAIGDIEGGTGNKVQAHGIGHSANSFYVFEQVYDQAGKPIEGLFVDRNKDGVINEEDRYFYKKPSADVIMGFTSKLVYKSWDFSFSLRSNLGNYAYNNIASSKAAISEGNINNKGYLSNRPSSAFKSNFQNVSLYSDYYVTNASFLRCDNITLGHTFKNLFGKVSGRVYGTVQNAFVITKYDGLDPEVKDGLDKNIYPRPLVGILGVSLNF; this is encoded by the coding sequence ATGAAGCAAGTTAATCTTAAACTCGTGAAAACAATCCTTCCAATATTGATGGGGTTGTTCTTGTCGATGGGCGTCTTTGCACAGCAGATCACTGTTACAGGAGTTGTAAAGGATGCAAAGGGTGAGCCTATTATTGGTGCAAATGTTGCTGTAAAGGGCACCACAACCGGTACTATTACTGATCTTGATGGAGTATTTCATCTTCAGGCTCCTCAGAATTCAGTTATTACAGTTTCTTTTATAGGTTATAAAACGGTAGAAGTAAAAGCGTTAAAAAACCTGACGGTTGTTTTACAGGAAGATGCCGTAATGCTTGAAGGTACAGTTGTTATTGGTTATGGTACGGTAAAGAAGAATGATCTTACCGGATCTGTAACAGCAATCAAGCCAGATAAACTAAATCGTGGTCTTACTACAACCGCTACTGATATGATTACCGGAAAAATAGCAGGTGTAAATGTTACATCAGATGGTGGTGCTCCTGGCAGTGATGTAACAATCCGTGTTCGTGGTGGTTCTTCTTTGTCTGCAAGTAATAAACCTCTTATTGTAATCGATGGTCTTCCTATTGATAATGAAGGTATTAAAGGCGTTTCTAATATGTTCAGTACAATCAATCCAAATGATATTGAAACATTTACAGTTCTTAAAGATGCATCTGCTACTGCCATTTATGGATCACGTGCCTCTAATGGTGTAATTATCATTACTACTAAAAAAGGAGAAAAAGGTTCGGCTCCCAGAGTATCTTACGACGGAAATATATCAGTGAGTACAAAGGTTAATAGTATTGATGTTATGTCTGCTGATGAATTTCGTGATTTTGTAACTAATAAATTTGGTGCAAATTCAGGAGCTGTTAAATTGTTGGGAACTGCAAACACAGACTGGCAAAAAGAAATTTTCAGAACAGCTATTGGACATGATCATAATGTTACTGTTTCTGGTGGATTAAAAAATATGCCTTATCGTGTGAGTGTAGGTTATACAAATCAAAATGGTATTCTTGACACATCAAACTTTGAACGTTATACAGGTTCTTTTAATTTAAGTCCTTCATTTTTTGATAATCACTTGAATGTGAATATTAATGCCAAGGGGATGATTTCTAATAATAGATTTGCAGATACAGGTGCAATAGGTGCAGCATTAGACTTTGATCCTACAAAACCTGTAATGGACGGTAATAGTAAATATGGTGGCTATTTTGCTTGGGAAGAGTCTGGCAATTTTATCACTATTGCTACTAAAAATCCAGTTTCTATGTTGAAGCAGAAAAAAGAAACTGCAAATTCAAAGAATATTATTGCTAATGCTCAGTTTGACTACAAATTCCCTTTCCTTCCGGAATTACATGCTAATCTTAATTTAGGTATGGATGTCGCTACTGGAACTCAAGATGTTTTTTATCCAAAAGAATCTCCTATTGGTTATGTTGAAAATGGAAAGACTGGATCTGAAACTATTGATAAATATAATCACTTACTGGATTTTTATTTGCAATATGCAAAAGATTTGAACGATCTTCATCACATAGATTTAATGGGTGGTTATTCTTGGCAACATTTTCATAGGAATACAGAAAATGCATATAATAATCTTGACTCAAATAATCCTACTAGTTACATATTTAAAACAGAAAATTATTTAGTGTCTTTCTTTGGTCGTTTGAATTATTCATTTATGAATAAGTATCTGGTTACAGCTACTTTACGTGACGATGGTACTTCACGTTTCTCTAAAGATAATCGTTGGGGACTTTTCCCATCAGTTGCATTAGGATGGAAAATAAAAGAAGAAAGTTTTTTAAAGGATGTTGATGCTGTTTCTGATCTTAAACTTCGTTTAGGGTATGGTATTACAGGACAACAAGATCTTTCTATGGGAGATTATTCATATATGGCTACATATTATGCTGGTCAGGATGGTGCATACTATCAGTTGGGTGACCAATTTGCTAAAATATCTCGTCCTGATGGATACAATCCGAATTTGAAATGGGAAGAAACAACTACATGGAATGCTGGTTTAGACTTCGGTTTTGCAAATAACAGAATCACTGCTGCTTTAGATTATTATTATCGTAAAACAAAAGACCTTATTAACTTAATTGAAGTTCCTGCCGGAACCAACTTTAAAAATCGTGTCACTAGTAATATTGGTTCATTAAAAAATCAAGGTGTTGAATTTGCAATTAATGCCAAAGCCATTTCTACTCCAGATTTGGTTTGGGATTTAGGCTTCAATGCTGCTTGGAATAATAATAAAATTACTAAACTGACAACCCAGGATAATGCTTCAACAATAGTAGCTATAGGTGATATTGAAGGTGGTACCGGAAATAAAGTTCAGGCACATGGAATAGGACATTCTGCTAATTCTTTTTATGTATTTGAACAAGTTTATGATCAGGCAGGTAAACCAATAGAAGGTCTTTTTGTAGATCGTAATAAAGATGGTGTTATAAATGAGGAAGATCGCTATTTTTACAAGAAACCTTCTGCAGATGTTATTATGGGATTTACATCAAAATTAGTCTATAAATCATGGGATTTTAGTTTTTCTTTAAGATCAAACCTTGGAAACTATGCCTATAATAATATCGCTTCTTCAAAAGCTGCCATTAGTGAAGGAAATATTAATAATAAAGGTTATCTCTCTAACAGACCTTCATCTGCTTTCAAATCTAATTTCCAGAATGTAAGTTTATATTCTGACTATTATGTAACTAATGCGTCATTCTTGCGCTGTGATAATATAACTTTAGGACATACTTTTAAAAATTTATTTGGTAAAGTTAGTGGTCGTGTTTACGGAACAGTACAGAATGCATTTGTAATTACAAAATATGATGGCCTTGATCCTGAAGTGAAAGATGGTTTGGATAAAAACATTTATCCACGTCCTTTGGTTGGAATTCTAGGTGTAAGTCTTAACTTTTAA
- a CDS encoding family 65 glycosyl hydrolase domain-containing protein — MKRFLKTDGWNIIEEEFHLKNQRASESIFSIGNGRIGQRGNFEETYTGDTLQGSYIAGIYFQDRTRVGWWKNGYPRYFSRMPNAPYWSGINLRLIDEELNLEVWDINEFERKLLMREGVSERTFTVTSPKGYTLKIHVERFYSMTLLNLCLIKYSVTSVNYEGKVSLLPYINGDVIHESSNFNEKMWNIILAETTHDYALLWTQTKREDSQACCATTYQLFKNNKEITNRPIRIEKEKLVGFSVGSDIKPGETLSLIKYTSIVSSLYCDRKKLVEESINEAQKAKGIGWAALLDEQKKEWSKIWDIIDVKIEGDDEVQQAIRFNLFQIHQNYKGDNPSLNIGSKGFTGEKYGGNTQWNTELCCIPYYLLAGFENLAINLLLYRYNHLPKAIENAEKLGFTNGAALYPMVTMDGVECHNEWEITFEEIHRNGIIAYTIDLYTNYTGKTDYVAKYGLEVLIGISRFWSQRVSFSTPKQKYVILGVTGPNEYENNVDNNWYTNYSCIQNLKSTLYYLELVKEKYPDDYQRVLNKTDFQLEETERWQDIIDNMYLPEDKDKGIFVQQDGYMDKELKVVSDINPSERPISQHWSWDRILRSCFIKQSDVLLGIYLHRNYFDKEAIKKNFLFYEPRTLHESSLSYFVHAILAARIGDVDNAYDLFLKATRLDLDDYNNDLKEGLHITSMPGSWLALVEGFAGMKLDRGKASFEPLIPPKWQSYQFKVKFNGYFLVIKVSHKEMSVNNLADTDVCIQVYGKNYSIKPKSELIIAINC, encoded by the coding sequence ATGAAAAGATTCCTAAAAACAGACGGATGGAATATTATTGAAGAAGAATTTCACCTTAAAAACCAAAGAGCTTCCGAAAGTATTTTCAGTATTGGAAACGGAAGAATTGGTCAGCGAGGGAACTTCGAAGAGACTTATACAGGCGACACACTTCAAGGATCGTATATTGCAGGTATTTATTTCCAGGACCGTACGCGTGTTGGATGGTGGAAAAATGGATATCCACGTTATTTTTCGCGTATGCCTAATGCTCCCTATTGGAGTGGCATTAACCTTAGACTTATAGACGAGGAACTCAATCTTGAAGTATGGGATATAAATGAGTTTGAGCGTAAGCTCTTAATGAGAGAAGGCGTTTCGGAAAGGACTTTCACCGTAACTTCTCCTAAAGGATACACTTTAAAAATCCATGTGGAGCGCTTTTATAGTATGACTCTATTAAATCTCTGTCTGATAAAATACAGTGTTACTTCTGTAAATTATGAAGGAAAGGTATCACTTCTCCCCTATATCAACGGAGATGTAATTCATGAAAGTTCTAATTTCAATGAAAAAATGTGGAATATCATCCTGGCAGAAACTACTCACGACTATGCTTTATTGTGGACGCAGACTAAACGTGAAGATTCTCAGGCTTGTTGTGCCACAACTTATCAGCTATTCAAAAATAATAAAGAAATAACTAACAGACCGATTAGAATTGAAAAAGAGAAATTAGTAGGATTTAGTGTTGGCTCTGATATAAAACCAGGTGAAACTTTATCATTAATAAAATATACGTCTATTGTTTCTTCGCTCTATTGCGATAGAAAAAAACTTGTGGAGGAATCAATTAACGAGGCTCAGAAAGCAAAAGGTATAGGATGGGCAGCGCTCTTAGATGAACAAAAGAAAGAATGGAGCAAAATATGGGATATCATTGATGTAAAAATTGAAGGAGATGATGAAGTACAACAAGCCATTCGTTTCAATCTATTTCAAATCCACCAAAACTACAAGGGCGACAACCCAAGCTTAAATATTGGATCTAAAGGATTTACGGGAGAAAAGTATGGAGGAAATACTCAATGGAATACAGAATTATGCTGTATCCCTTATTACTTGTTAGCCGGATTTGAAAATCTGGCAATCAATCTTTTGCTTTACAGATACAACCATTTACCCAAAGCTATAGAAAATGCTGAGAAATTAGGATTTACAAACGGTGCAGCACTTTATCCGATGGTTACCATGGATGGAGTTGAATGTCACAATGAATGGGAAATTACTTTTGAAGAAATTCATCGTAATGGCATCATTGCATACACCATTGATTTATACACCAACTATACAGGGAAAACAGATTATGTAGCGAAGTATGGTCTTGAAGTTCTTATTGGAATATCCCGATTCTGGAGTCAAAGGGTAAGCTTCTCTACTCCTAAACAGAAATACGTGATATTAGGAGTTACAGGTCCGAACGAATATGAAAACAACGTAGATAATAACTGGTATACCAACTACAGTTGCATACAAAATTTGAAATCAACTCTCTATTATCTGGAGTTGGTAAAAGAGAAATATCCGGATGATTATCAACGAGTCTTAAATAAAACCGACTTTCAGCTGGAAGAAACTGAAAGATGGCAAGATATAATTGATAACATGTACTTACCAGAGGACAAAGATAAAGGGATATTTGTGCAACAAGATGGATATATGGACAAAGAACTTAAAGTTGTGTCAGACATAAATCCATCCGAACGCCCCATTAGTCAGCATTGGTCATGGGACAGAATTTTGCGCTCTTGTTTTATTAAGCAAAGCGATGTTCTTCTTGGAATTTACCTCCACAGAAATTATTTTGATAAGGAAGCTATCAAGAAGAATTTCCTCTTTTACGAACCACGAACGCTTCACGAATCGTCGCTATCCTATTTTGTTCACGCCATCCTGGCTGCTCGTATAGGAGACGTTGATAATGCTTATGATTTATTCTTAAAAGCTACCCGCCTGGATCTTGATGATTACAACAATGATTTAAAAGAGGGACTCCATATTACTAGTATGCCTGGTAGTTGGCTGGCTTTAGTAGAAGGATTTGCCGGTATGAAGTTAGACAGAGGAAAGGCATCTTTTGAACCGCTTATTCCTCCAAAATGGCAATCATATCAATTTAAAGTTAAATTCAACGGCTACTTTTTAGTTATAAAAGTCAGCCATAAAGAAATGAGTGTAAACAATCTTGCAGACACAGATGTATGCATTCAGGTCTATGGTAAAAACTATTCCATTAAGCCAAAATCTGAATTAATAATCGCTATAAACTGTTGA
- a CDS encoding SusE domain-containing protein, translating into MKKFNILLLFVTGLLAFSACTDSMDPVINSMKDSDNKAISFVLNTPSNSSYTLIAENANSIIDIFTCEQPNYGFSAAVTYTVEICKGNNQFNDFQTLATKVQGEKIPIKTFELNDAMNALKMSNSKVAYTVDFRLKAFINDSVPVLYSNTVSMTVTPYSGARTPMYFVGNIFNNGWNNNDLTMRIFADSDLNDMLYTYTGYVKSGSEFKIIQNPGDWGTQWGYGSDGVLSTNGGNIGGFTADGYYTMTFDLNNNKYTITPYTGAVTEYNQISFIGAFNGWGADLDLTQSSFDKHVWINSNVVIPSDGELKLRVNHDWGTSFGGSNGLWKEKQGQFAKFDGGDNVKVKAGTYFVKFNDITKHIIMIAK; encoded by the coding sequence ATGAAAAAATTTAATATATTGTTACTCTTTGTGACTGGACTGCTTGCCTTTTCTGCTTGTACAGACAGCATGGATCCTGTAATAAATTCAATGAAAGATAGCGATAACAAAGCAATTTCATTTGTTTTGAATACGCCTAGTAATAGCTCTTATACGCTAATTGCTGAGAATGCGAATAGTATTATAGATATTTTTACTTGTGAACAGCCTAATTATGGTTTCTCGGCTGCTGTAACCTATACAGTTGAGATTTGTAAGGGAAATAACCAATTTAATGATTTTCAAACACTCGCAACGAAAGTACAAGGTGAGAAAATTCCAATAAAAACATTTGAGCTCAATGACGCAATGAATGCATTAAAAATGTCGAATTCTAAAGTTGCATATACTGTGGATTTTCGCCTTAAAGCATTTATTAATGATTCTGTTCCGGTGCTTTATTCCAATACAGTAAGTATGACGGTTACTCCATATAGTGGAGCTCGTACACCAATGTATTTTGTTGGTAATATCTTTAATAATGGCTGGAATAATAATGACTTAACAATGCGTATTTTTGCAGATAGTGACTTGAATGATATGCTTTATACTTATACAGGATATGTTAAGTCAGGAAGTGAATTTAAAATTATCCAAAATCCTGGTGATTGGGGAACTCAATGGGGATATGGAAGTGATGGTGTTTTAAGTACTAATGGCGGTAATATTGGTGGTTTTACAGCAGATGGCTATTATACCATGACTTTTGACCTTAACAATAACAAATACACAATAACTCCATACACAGGTGCTGTTACTGAATATAACCAGATCTCATTCATTGGTGCATTTAATGGATGGGGAGCCGACTTAGATTTGACTCAGAGTTCTTTTGATAAACATGTCTGGATCAATAGTAATGTTGTTATACCTTCTGATGGGGAATTAAAGCTTCGTGTTAATCATGACTGGGGAACAAGTTTCGGTGGTAGCAATGGTTTGTGGAAAGAAAAGCAAGGACAGTTTGCTAAATTTGATGGTGGCGATAATGTGAAAGTAAAAGCAGGAACTTATTTTGTTAAGTTCAATGACATAACTAAACATATTATTATGATAGCTAAATAA
- a CDS encoding LacI family DNA-binding transcriptional regulator produces MNNKTQITIKDIAKALNVSPSTVSRALKNNPDISKETRNTINKYAREHNYKPNELAMNLRTSRSNTIGVIIPQFVHHFFSCVLDGIEEVASKAGYNIIIAQSNEEYTREVKIVHSFLAARVCGVITSLAKDTSRYEHYQELLDNNIPIVFYDRICTGINTERVVVDDYAGAFAAVEYMIQTGCKRILFYSAPLHLEISKNRKNGYLDAMKRYKVPVDDSMIKICDTREQAIAITPAILESANRPDGFFAINDETASGILYSCKLANLKIPEDVSICGFSDGIIAQTTDPKLTTVEQHGKEVGESAINLLIDRLENKNPEEKRSGNRIVKTNLVVRGTTK; encoded by the coding sequence ATGAATAACAAAACGCAAATCACAATCAAAGATATAGCCAAGGCGTTAAATGTCTCTCCATCCACAGTTTCAAGAGCACTTAAAAACAACCCTGACATTAGTAAAGAGACTAGAAACACTATAAATAAGTACGCGCGCGAACATAATTATAAGCCAAATGAATTGGCCATGAATTTACGCACAAGCCGATCAAACACAATTGGGGTTATTATTCCGCAATTTGTTCATCATTTTTTCTCATGTGTTCTAGATGGAATTGAAGAAGTGGCTTCTAAAGCTGGTTACAATATCATTATCGCACAATCGAACGAAGAGTATACCCGGGAAGTTAAAATTGTTCACTCCTTTTTAGCCGCACGGGTTTGCGGAGTTATCACTTCATTGGCAAAAGATACATCCCGATACGAACATTATCAGGAATTGCTGGACAATAATATTCCAATAGTGTTTTATGACCGGATTTGCACCGGAATAAATACAGAACGTGTTGTTGTGGATGATTATGCTGGGGCTTTTGCCGCAGTTGAATATATGATTCAGACAGGATGCAAGCGTATTTTATTCTATAGCGCTCCTCTTCATCTGGAAATTTCAAAAAACAGGAAAAATGGATATTTGGACGCTATGAAAAGATATAAGGTTCCGGTTGATGATAGCATGATTAAAATATGCGATACACGAGAACAAGCCATAGCTATTACTCCTGCTATTTTAGAATCTGCAAACAGGCCCGATGGTTTCTTTGCAATTAATGATGAAACTGCTTCGGGAATTTTGTATTCATGCAAATTGGCAAATCTTAAAATTCCAGAGGATGTTTCTATCTGTGGTTTCTCTGATGGAATTATAGCTCAGACTACCGATCCTAAACTCACTACAGTAGAGCAACATGGAAAAGAAGTTGGTGAAAGTGCAATCAATTTATTAATTGACAGACTTGAAAATAAGAATCCAGAAGAAAAGAGAAGTGGCAATAGAATTGTTAAGACCAATCTGGTAGTTAGGGGAACTACCAAATAA
- a CDS encoding SLC45 family MFS transporter: MKTKPDLSFWTLWNISFGFFGVQIAYALQSANISRIFATLGADPHNLSYFWILPPLAGIIVQPLIGSASDKTWTRFGRRIPYLFVGSLVAVIVMCLLPNAGSFTKILNAMIFGVVALMFLDTSINMAMQPFKMLVGDLVNEKQKGLAYSIQSFLCNAGSLVGYLFPFIFTFFGISNIAEKGMIPDSVIYSFYIGAAILILCVIYTTVKVKEMPPKEFEEFHGITAAEKKQKTDFISLLVHAPKVFWTVGLVQFFSWAAFMYMWTYTNGAIADNVWGTTNTSSAQYQEAGNWVGVLFAIQAIGSLCWAVLLPMFKSRKFAYSLSLFLGGLGFISTFFIHDQYSLFASYFVIGFAWAAMLAMPFTILTNSVSGKNMGAYLGLFNGTICLPQICAALIGGGLLHLVGGKQVSMLVLAGIFLIVGAICVFLIKETLAQHENN; encoded by the coding sequence ATGAAAACAAAACCAGACCTAAGTTTTTGGACACTATGGAACATTAGTTTCGGTTTCTTTGGTGTACAGATTGCATACGCACTACAAAGTGCAAATATTAGCAGAATATTCGCCACATTAGGTGCCGATCCTCATAACCTTAGTTACTTTTGGATACTTCCTCCTTTGGCAGGAATTATTGTACAACCATTGATTGGATCTGCTAGTGATAAAACATGGACACGGTTCGGGCGCAGAATTCCTTATTTATTTGTTGGTTCACTGGTTGCGGTTATAGTAATGTGCCTTCTTCCAAATGCCGGCAGCTTTACAAAGATATTAAATGCTATGATTTTTGGTGTGGTAGCTCTCATGTTTTTGGATACGTCTATAAATATGGCAATGCAACCTTTTAAAATGTTAGTGGGTGACCTTGTAAACGAAAAGCAAAAAGGATTGGCTTATTCCATTCAGAGTTTTCTTTGCAATGCAGGAAGCCTGGTTGGCTATCTTTTTCCTTTCATCTTTACGTTTTTTGGGATCAGTAATATTGCCGAGAAAGGTATGATTCCCGACTCTGTTATTTATTCGTTCTACATTGGTGCAGCCATACTTATTCTTTGTGTAATCTATACAACCGTTAAGGTAAAAGAGATGCCTCCGAAAGAATTCGAAGAATTTCATGGCATTACTGCTGCAGAGAAAAAGCAAAAAACTGATTTTATTTCTTTATTGGTACATGCCCCAAAAGTATTCTGGACAGTCGGTTTGGTTCAATTCTTTTCGTGGGCAGCTTTCATGTATATGTGGACTTATACTAATGGTGCTATTGCCGATAATGTATGGGGAACCACCAATACCTCATCTGCTCAATATCAGGAAGCCGGAAACTGGGTTGGAGTGTTGTTTGCAATACAAGCCATAGGTTCTCTTTGTTGGGCTGTTCTGCTTCCAATGTTTAAATCACGCAAATTCGCATATTCATTAAGTCTGTTTCTTGGAGGATTAGGCTTTATCTCTACATTCTTTATCCACGATCAGTATTCATTGTTTGCTTCTTACTTTGTAATTGGTTTTGCATGGGCAGCAATGCTGGCAATGCCATTTACTATATTAACAAACTCCGTATCAGGAAAAAACATGGGAGCTTATCTTGGTTTATTCAATGGAACCATCTGTTTACCTCAGATTTGCGCAGCATTAATTGGAGGAGGTCTACTTCACCTGGTGGGTGGTAAACAAGTAAGCATGCTGGTTCTTGCAGGAATATTTCTTATTGTAGGAGCTATCTGTGTTTTTCTTATCAAAGAAACATTGGCACAACATGAAAATAATTAA
- a CDS encoding RagB/SusD family nutrient uptake outer membrane protein produces the protein MNTKIFKYIIPVLSLAFTMNFTSCVNDLDVTPIDPNLNVQFDQDANFAKIYAGLAITGNQGPAGKPDIEGTDEGASGLMRMLFNLNELPTDEAICAWGSDTQVYPLNFAKFGASNGVALDMFNRLYIQIAQCNNFLIQTAGLSDENTKAQRSEVRFIRALDYYYLVDLFGNVPFVDENTGIGSYLPQRINRADLYKYIETELLAIEPEMKTPKTNLYGRADKAAVWMLLSRLYLNAEVYTGTAQWANAATYAGKVMNAGYVLESNYNNMFCADNNTSTEMILPICYDGVKTRSWSGLFFVASFLSGDMNTVATFGTKEAWGGNRARAALIKKFVSDGNLDNTTDDRASFWTKDRTLNITKPIEFKEGYSVTKFKNRTKAGVIGSDPNQQFPDMDFPLFRLAEANLTFAEATLRANGDKTAALNAINALRDRAHASKISASDLTLDFILDEKAREFYFEAQRRTDLIRYNKFTSGYTWDWKGGTSEGTSLPSYMSLYPIPTAQLTANSNLKQNPGY, from the coding sequence ATGAATACAAAAATATTTAAATACATCATACCTGTTTTATCATTGGCATTTACAATGAATTTTACTTCATGTGTTAATGACCTTGATGTAACTCCTATTGATCCTAATCTTAATGTTCAATTCGATCAGGATGCAAACTTTGCGAAGATTTATGCTGGTCTTGCTATAACAGGAAACCAAGGTCCTGCAGGGAAACCTGATATTGAAGGTACTGATGAAGGAGCTTCTGGTCTTATGCGTATGTTGTTTAATCTTAATGAATTACCTACTGATGAGGCGATTTGTGCATGGGGTTCTGATACTCAAGTGTATCCATTAAATTTTGCCAAATTTGGTGCATCTAATGGTGTTGCTCTTGATATGTTTAACCGACTTTATATACAAATAGCACAGTGTAATAATTTTCTTATTCAAACAGCTGGTTTGTCTGACGAGAATACTAAAGCCCAGCGTTCTGAAGTCCGTTTTATCCGAGCTTTAGACTATTATTATTTAGTTGATCTGTTTGGAAATGTACCATTTGTAGATGAAAACACAGGTATTGGATCATATTTACCACAGCGTATAAATCGTGCAGATTTATATAAATATATCGAAACAGAACTTCTTGCTATAGAGCCAGAAATGAAAACACCTAAAACAAATCTTTATGGCAGAGCAGATAAAGCTGCTGTATGGATGTTACTTTCACGTTTGTATCTTAATGCAGAAGTTTATACCGGTACAGCTCAATGGGCAAATGCTGCTACATATGCAGGTAAGGTAATGAATGCTGGATATGTTCTTGAATCAAACTATAATAATATGTTTTGTGCTGATAATAACACTTCAACCGAAATGATTCTTCCTATCTGTTATGACGGTGTTAAGACTCGTTCCTGGAGTGGATTATTCTTTGTCGCAAGTTTCCTTTCCGGAGATATGAACACTGTAGCTACTTTTGGAACGAAAGAAGCTTGGGGAGGTAATCGTGCACGTGCTGCATTAATTAAAAAGTTTGTTTCTGATGGAAATCTTGATAATACAACAGATGATCGTGCTTCGTTCTGGACAAAAGACCGTACTTTAAATATTACAAAACCAATAGAATTTAAAGAAGGATATTCAGTCACTAAATTTAAAAACAGAACCAAGGCTGGAGTTATAGGAAGTGATCCTAATCAGCAATTCCCAGATATGGATTTTCCTTTGTTCCGTTTAGCTGAGGCAAATCTTACGTTTGCAGAAGCTACTCTTAGAGCAAATGGTGATAAAACTGCAGCTCTGAATGCTATTAATGCTTTACGTGATCGTGCTCATGCTTCTAAAATTTCAGCTTCTGATTTAACATTGGACTTTATTCTTGATGAAAAAGCTCGTGAATTCTATTTTGAAGCACAACGTCGTACAGATTTGATCCGTTATAATAAGTTTACTTCTGGTTATACATGGGATTGGAAAGGTGGAACATCGGAAGGTACTTCTTTACCAAGTTATATGTCTCTTTATCCAATTCCTACAGCTCAGCTTACAGCCAATAGTAACTTGAAACAGAATCCTGGTTATTAA